Genomic DNA from Triticum dicoccoides isolate Atlit2015 ecotype Zavitan chromosome 4B, WEW_v2.0, whole genome shotgun sequence:
AAGCAACCATGTCGAATATCCATGGGAAGCACTGTTGTCGGTTCGTTCATTCAGTTCAATCCACACCGGCGGTGTCCTGAGAGCACGGCTCCGACGCAAAGGACAGCTTGGCGTCTTTGAGGTCGTACACGAACCTTGTGTCCACCTGCTGCAGCGCGCCGATGACCGTCCGCTCGCccggactcatggcaaggcacagggCGGCCCCGTGGAGCTTGCTCTCCACCACCGTGAACAGCTGCTCCGGCTTGACGACCAGCCTCGCCGTCTCCTCCGCGAAGTGGAAGGACAGCGACTGGAGGTGCCGCTTGATCTCCGCGGTCTTGCGGACGCACAGCCCGTAGCCCTGCCGCTGCACGCGCTCCGCCCTGTTCCGCCGCAGGTCACTCCACATGGCCTCCTCCACGACGCGGTACGCCTCCCGGGCCAGCACCGTCAGGGGCGTGCCGGGGTCGATCACGCACCCGCCCTGCCCGCCGCGCCGCCGGGCGAACATCTCCGGCCTGATCCCCGTCAGCCTCTTCGCGTCCAGGCTGATGCCCACGAGGCTCACGTAGTACTGCGACTCGTGCGCGTCCAGCGCCGGGAGGATCTTGGTCGTTCGGAGGCCCGGCCGTCTCGGCACGTCGGCGCCGAACCGGAGGAAGCCATGCCGGCTCGCTCCGCCGGAGAAGAGGCAGTACGAGAACTGCGTCTGCCCGCGCGCCGCCACCTGCATGACGAGCGAGGTAGGCATCTTACCCATGGCGGCGACGCCCGCGAAGGTGCGCTGGCTGTTGAAGTGCTCGGCCGAGTGCGCGCACCCGAAGACGAACTCCTTCATGGACTCTGGCCCCATGGTGAGGTTCTCCAAGGCCACGAAGCCGTGGACCGACATGCCGTGCTCGCCGGACAGGTGGAAGGCGCACTGCTGCCCCGCGGGCTCCATGGGGTACGGCGGGTGGCAGATCTGGCTCGTGCCGGCGACCTgctggaaggtggacgaggcctTGGGGTCGAACAGGGGGCCGCGCTGTGGCTGCTTCGGATTGCAGGGCTTGCACTGCAGCCACATCAGGCTACCCGAGGCGTCGAGCTTGAGGTTGTAGTCGTGCCGGCCTTTGCCCGAGCCCAAGCCAACGACCACGCTGAAGGCCATATCGATTGGCGAGGCCACTGGTGGGCGGAGGGTGGTGACGTTCGCCTCCGATGGAAGAAGGTCGTCCAGCCGGCTCTGGACTTGGAGGAAGCCGTCGTCGCGCAGCGCATAGTCATGGTGCGCCACCAGCCGGAAGCTCGAGCCAGCGCCCGAGCTAGCCATGGCGACTTTTGGGCTGCCCGCATCAGCACCGGCAGGCGGTATCAGGTGGGTCATGATGAGCGCCATCAGGAACACGACGCATTGGAGAGTGTTCTTGATCGCCATGGCCATCGACGTGCCAAGTGTGGGCTGTGGTATCTTTTTAATAATATGagtcgtatgcatctttctgatgtagAGGCTGGGGTAAACCCCTTTTCGAGAAAAAAAGTGTGGATTGTGGTCGCTCTATTCTACCTTGGATGGTGGGATATATCACCTATATATAGCACATCTACAACTCTGACTTTGCATATCTTTAGGCCACTGCAGCTGGAGTTGGAGATACGGCAGTACAGCAGCTTCAAGATGTGCTTTGCGAAGCATGTGTAGACCGATATATTGTATTTACTTTCGGACATTATTAATGACAAAGTTTTTCGGCTATGTGTACAGTATACTGTGCCAGCCGTCCGCTCTGCTCTAGCGTCTAGAGTACTTCGTTCTTTGGCCTTGGGCTGCAACCTTTTTTTGTTTAATACTATAACGTGGGAATagaaagaacacataaataaaatgTTCAAATACATATTGAATACCACAAAAATGTATGGTCATTTAATTGTACATAGGAAAATGTAACACCCCAATTTTTTGCATCTTCCTTTTCTTTGAATTTCATTCATGCGGATCTTGGTTGAATTTTGATTTGGATCTTCTTTTGGAAATTTATTTGGACTGGTGTTCAAACTTTTTCATATGGTAAGTGAATATGACTATGACTTGGACCAATACATATTGGATGTAATGAAGGAAAGATTATAACAAGTATAAACTTGCTAATCAAGATGGGAGGTTAGATAAAATTGCAACCAATCCTTATAACCCGACTTTATCTCCTTGTAGACCATGCTGCATGGCTCAACAAGCCAGGGGGGTGGGGTATGGTTGCCACTCATTGGTTGTTCTATATACTTTGACCTCTGACTTGCCACTTGAACATACATGAACCTGTTTAGTCAACCTCTTCTTTGGCTTGGtcaagtcatggtgccactgaaccaAATTTATCTTAGTGCGATCACATTTGCCTTATGTAGGGAAGACCCTAGCTTGGTTTCACGTGCCTCTTATTTTTATCACCATAACCAGGAGTGTTAGACATGTGTGCTACTCTGATCAACTAGGCACTGTCTAATCCCGGGAGCCTAGTCAAGTATGGTTACGCGCGTTAGAAATGAATGTGTCTTGAAAGGGAAAGTTTAAACCACAGAGGTGGTAGACCCTAGGTGGGCAGTGTCAAGAATCTAGCACAGGCCCAGGTGCCTCCCCCATGACATGACCTATAGAGGCGTGTCGGTCGTACGGTAGGAGAGTCATGTGGTAGACAAGTTCTATTGGAGTGACGt
This window encodes:
- the LOC119293391 gene encoding aspartic proteinase nepenthesin-2-like; protein product: MHTTHIIKKIPQPTLGTSMAMAIKNTLQCVVFLMALIMTHLIPPAGADAGSPKVAMASSGAGSSFRLVAHHDYALRDDGFLQVQSRLDDLLPSEANVTTLRPPVASPIDMAFSVVVGLGSGKGRHDYNLKLDASGSLMWLQCKPCNPKQPQRGPLFDPKASSTFQQVAGTSQICHPPYPMEPAGQQCAFHLSGEHGMSVHGFVALENLTMGPESMKEFVFGCAHSAEHFNSQRTFAGVAAMGKMPTSLVMQVAARGQTQFSYCLFSGGASRHGFLRFGADVPRRPGLRTTKILPALDAHESQYYVSLVGISLDAKRLTGIRPEMFARRRGGQGGCVIDPGTPLTVLAREAYRVVEEAMWSDLRRNRAERVQRQGYGLCVRKTAEIKRHLQSLSFHFAEETARLVVKPEQLFTVVESKLHGAALCLAMSPGERTVIGALQQVDTRFVYDLKDAKLSFASEPCSQDTAGVD